The sequence GTTTTGGCTGCAGTTCTTCCCCATCCACACTTTCTCAAATTCCAGCTTACCAAAATCTCCATCACCCACCCCCTGGAGCCTGCTAGTTCTCCTTTCTCTGCCCTGTTGCCCCTTTCTGGCCTTATACTTACGACGAGCATATATTCTGATCAAAAATTGGGAGTTGGGGTCCAATAGTTGGACTATTCAAAGTTGCAATTGTCTGGACACGGTAGAGTGTGTGgtccctgtgtctgtgtctggctCCCTGGCCTACCTCTCTGGTGATCTCTCCATCTGAGGCTCCTTCACCTTTCTCTCCATGAGATAGGGGTTGGGGGTGCTCCCTAGAGCTGCTAGGCTTGAGGCCCTGACTATTGTGTCACCGAGATCCCCCTCAAGCCTTCTGCTCCCCAATTCTCTCTGTTGCAGACTTGGAAGTATTGGCCAAGAAGAGCCCACGGTGGCTGCTGAAGACCCTGGAGCTGTACTTGGCCAGGGTGTCAAAGGAACAGGCCTCCTTGTCGGGGGCACAGAAGTTCTGTGGGCCAGAAGCCCCTCCCTTCAAGGATCTCACCTTCACAGGCAAGAGTGACCTGCAGCCTCACTCATCCTAAGGCATATGGCTGATCTGAACTCCGAGATGGAtggaggtttgttttgttttgttttgtttttgcttgtacAAACTATTTAATGCATATCTGCCCCATTAAACAAGCAAGATGTTTGATGTAGCAGAGAAGCCAGACGCTGagtcacttcatttctttctgttgcttccAGTTGCTAGCATAGTTGCaactcatataaatatatttaatgtatccATGTAGATATTCAGCATCGAGTTAATGGGATCATATTTTTGAACTCCATACGCTGGTGACACTTCTGCACGCTTGATTACTTTCTGGGTATCATACAAGAGGAACATGCTGAAAAGAACTAATCCACCATACATTGCCACTGAGTAAAGAGTGGCACCAGCCACAGTGGTAGGTGGAAGAAACACAGATCCCAGTGAGGACACAAAGACGAAACCCAGGCCCACTCCCAGGGGTGCACCCATGTCCAGAAACTTTTCACTGGGCGCACACATGGCCACAGTGGAGAGGCCTCCCACAATGCCAGCTGTGTGCCATGCAGCTCTGATGAGAAGAGGACCCCCTAATATTGTCAGAGGAGCCACCACTGCACCCATCACACCAGAATGTAGCAACCAGGCAAGATGCTTTGGGCCTGGGCTCTGGTCATATGGTGTTGATCGTACCAGCATTCCAGCTCCAACCATGGCTGCAAAGGTCATACCAATTGTCACCAAAGAGCCTCTCATCATGAAGTTCATGAGAACAGGCATTCTATTTATTGCTATGGCAGACAAAGCTGTTAAACCAATACTCCCTGCTAAGTACATACAGGTGGAATGAATTCTATCCTTCACATACTGAGGCCAAATTACAGCCTTTTCAATAGCTCCAATCTCATTAGACAGTCCCAACCCATAGTAGCACAATGCTCCAAGACCAACAGCAGCCCCTCCAGCAACAAACCATCTTCCCATCTGatcaattttaagtattttttccaTCGATGGTTCAAATGCTGCCTCTTTGAGTTCTTGACCAGTTCTCCCACGCCGGATCCCAATTCTTGTTTTGGTGGCATATTCCCTGCTGGGTGTTAACAGCCATTGATTCTTCATGATGGAATTCTTCACAACAGGGGAGGCCTTGGTGAAAGCTGGGTGGAAAACCCTAGAAGGTAGTGTCCAGAGACACACAAGCCTTGCAGCCAACATGGTGGTGGGGCACCAGGTCTACCAAGCAGATCTGAAATGCTCGGTCCCCGGTCACCTTCGCCGCGTAGTTTCCCTT comes from Piliocolobus tephrosceles isolate RC106 unplaced genomic scaffold, ASM277652v3 unscaffolded_340, whole genome shotgun sequence and encodes:
- the LOC111532259 gene encoding ELMO domain-containing protein 3-like; translation: MSVNITHMAIQALRKECLARECNRQQQVIPVVNSFYAATFLHLAHVWRTQRKTISDSSFVLKDLEVLAKKSPRWLLKTLELYLARVSKEQASLSGAQKFCGPEAPPFKDLTFTGKSDLQPHSS